From the genome of Nicotiana tabacum cultivar K326 chromosome 17, ASM71507v2, whole genome shotgun sequence:
AAAGCAGCCATCAACATTGCTCGAAACCCCGTCTTCCACGAAAGAACGAAGCATGTGGAACTCGATTGCCACTTCGTTCGGCAACAGTTTCTTTTCGGACTCATTTCCCTTTCTTATGTTCCATCCTCGTCTCAACTCGCTCATCTATTCACCAAATCTCTCTCAGGTCCTTCACATAGTTCCGCTATTGACAAGCTGGGGGTAATTTCTTTACCCTCCACCTTGAGGGGGGATGTTGAGAAAAAATCATTAATGGCGGTTGCTATCTCtcatgaagaagaagagggaAGAAAGTTTCTAGGTTTTCAGTCAAATGAGAGTGTTTCAGATACTTCTAGGTCAAAGACTTATTTGGACTCTCCTTTAGACTCAACACGTGGCCTCATCTCAACGATTGTGTAAATATATGATGGATTAAATAATAGCCGTTCAGATGAGCAACATCACAACTTATTTTACAACTGCACAACATTGGATCCCAATCTTAAAAATTTGTCACATGGAACGTGTATATAGCATAGAGAGAATAATCTTCAGTTATTTTGTTATTAGCTAGCAAATAGGATTTAGACACATGTACAAATagttattttgattcttttatttttcatagaATAGTTCTATTTATACATTGTCTCTGTACAAAATGAATACACACAAAATTTCCACAAAATTGTTTCTTCTCTTTTACAGTACTCTTTCAGCATGACCCGGATTCTATGTTTTTTCTCTTgaatttaattaactatataAAAACTTTTACACGTTTAATGTTATTTGACCGATTCTAACATGTCTAGCATTTTTCTCAGTAACCAAGTTATTCTAAACACTTTTTTATCTAACAATGATTGTGTAAATATGAATAGAACTTAAACGGATTGACAATATGATAACAATAGCCCAACAATGACGCAAGTCATATTCCTTGTGGAGACAAATGTGCACGTAGACGTAACGAGCTATAAGGAGAGAAGAAACCGGCACGTCGTTGAGATTGATCTTTGTTATCATACTACTGTATTATATATGCGACGTTGGGATAAGGATCCAAAGGAAAAAAGAAGGATTAAAAAAATCTACTAGTCAAAGATCGATGACGAATAATGAATGGTGACAAAAGGGTATGGCGTGGGAGTTGCCATTTAATAATCCCAACTCCCCTCGCTTTCACTTTGAGTGAGCTTCTATTAAGATCACCAACTGATTCTTTACCATCTTTAAGAACTTGCCACCTCAATATTCAAGACCGCAGTGTCCTCATCTTCAATGTCTCTTTCTTTAATTCTTGTTCACCTATagcagataagtcataaatttgTGATATATATGCACAAACACAGAAACACTACGTTCTTACTCCataataaaaagaagctagagaGGACAATAAGCCCAGACAAGAAAAAGATCCCGGCTTTTAGAAACAATGAACCGGCTCGAGAATAAAGACTTAATTTGCTCCTTGCCTGTTATACCAAGATTAGATCGACTGGATTTCTTGGTAAGTTCTTTTTCTGTTCCACTAAATCAGCCTGTTCTTCGTCGGTTGTATCAATAGTTCAATACAAGTCGTGAACAATAGTCTGTCTTCTGATTGAATAAATTAAATGGTGATTATGTGCAGCTGCAGCTTCTGGAAGAGAAACATGGGGTTTCGGGAAGACATTCCCTAAATACTGTCGCAAAgaaagcagaagaagaagaagaggataagTGCAAGACTCAGACTCTGACTCTATCCTCTGCTCTGGAACAAGTTTATCTCAAAGGCACACTCATAGAGCGGCTCACAGCGCTCGAGAACCGAGTTTCGCAGGTAACTAGAAAAGTAGGAGATGTAGGTAGCGTTTTGacgaaaaaaagaattttttaagtcaacaatcaaaaataatttttagaagtTGACGCACACTGTGCGTGGACAAatactttttttgaaaaaaagttttAAGTCTTGTGAGTATAAGAAAAAATTTCACCCTACTAAACCTGGGAACTTAAAAAATAtattcttgtatttttaattttaatttttccttGCAGTTAAGGTTAGAAATGGATGAAGGAAAGACGTCAAGGTGGAGCTCAACAAAGTCATCAAGGCATGGTTCAGTTGCATATAAAGCTGCAAGGAGTGAAGAAGATGAAAAGGCCAATCTCCAGGAGAGGCAACTCGAGGTAAACATACAAGGATAACATACAACTAATTAATTGAGAAAAGTTAGTAATTAATAATGAGAAGAAAAAATAAGTTACTGTACCTCATTGATAGATCATAGAATACAACACACTTGAAATAAAACACGTGTTGCAGTAACTTTTTTCAGCTTTATATAGTTAAAtgtttcaatttattaatttaatttttgaattcgAAAGCTAAAGTAATAAGTGCCTGTTCAGAAAATGTTATGTTTGTTAAGATAATAATGTATTAACTTATATCTAAAAGTATTCTAACtgaatatatattattttacatCCAAATTATACACACAATTAGAATTGTCTAACACTTTATATTTCTTTATCACTCTCAAATACTCACATCGTATTCTTGTCgtaattcaaattttaaaaatcctGAAAGAATTATGTCATACATGATACACCCAACTGTAATTAACATAGTGAGAGCATAAATTCCCCAAGCACGTTGAATACATTTTCAACATATTACATTAGATGATGAAAGATATAATAATTACTAGCATTAGTTAGCTAATTAATGGCTACATATAATATTGTTACTTCGCAGGAAGAAGCCTCGACTACTAAAGCAGCATCTTTAGCTGAGAAAACAAATCACAAAGTTGTTAGTAATGCTAAAATGAGAAGGCATCCAAGTAAATCCTACAGAAAATGGCTTGGCTGGCTCCATGTGAGATGTTAAAGTCTGAGATGTTAATTGAAGACAACAGAGATCttatttgtttttctattttaaagaattaatatgTACCTGTAACGGATTAATTATTTGAACCCTCATATGATCAAGAGAAATTTGGGCTTGTAGCTTCAAATGAATTGTATGTTAATTAGTTTGATGCTTGCTTGAATTCGATCGACTCATCCATAGTTGGTTGTGAACTTGTTCAATGTTGATCTAGAATTTTACATATTGTTTGTTCggtttttttatatttataacatGATCTTCGGATTAGTTTGTGTGCATCTCAATTAATTCTAGGGATATATGCTACCTTCCTCCACCAATACCTATCAGGTTTTTCAATCTGCTAAAGTTTGGACAGATAAGAAGGGTGCAATAGCTATACTGAGACTAGGGATATTTTTTTCTCGTTGTGACTTTTCGGTGATTGTCAGAGTAGTAAAGAGTGAAATCAATGCTGGTAGGAGCAAGAGACGTGGATAATGATTTAACTATACTTCATATACTTAAGAGGGACATGGTCTTTTATGATATTTTAATGCTAgaagaaaatacaacaattacatctccttaaaataatgaaaatgagttGCAAAAACTCACATTAAAAACGTTCATATAACTCTTGGAAGCAAAATCTCGGGATTTCTTTTTGTGGAAGCCAAACTGATACTATGTGAGAAGAAGAAATTCATCGCTAATCTATTCAATGTTTTagatatttgattgaaaatttttGATATTGTAGTTCTTTTCTTTCTCAATTCACCCCCGACGTTACAGTAGCAATAATTCTGCTATATTTGATATGTGGTCCTAAAATGTAGACAAAGTAAACTTTTTGAAgaatttagtaaaaaaaaaaggacCACCTTGATATGATAGAAGAATATTGGATAACGCACAAGAGAAAAGTTTTCTTTCAGAAAATTGATACTCCAATTTTAAGACAATCCAAAATAGTATAGTAAgtgagttgttttctattttagTAATACTTTTAATAAGACACGAGTTAACTTTTTGTGTTGCCCTAGCTTCGTGAATACTCGATATTGTACATAGTCAAATGCTGTCACAACTCACCGGTTCAATCCGATTAACCTCACATACCAAATCCATTTTGATTACTGTTTAactgtaaaacggtacagttgaatttatacgtggtttctagataagtaaattaatttgatcctgaaataatgaaATAGTTAAAGAAATGCGCACTTAGCCTTGAAATGAAGATAGAATCACGAAAAACAGTAATTCCGGGAGCAGAGCTTCCGGGCACAACAGTGACGAAATCAAGGaacaagaagataaaattgtataaagcttttaATCGATTATAGCATAAGTTTCCTAGAAAAGTCGTgacctttacaatgataacataGCTCACTATTTAAGCTACGCCTAAgaaacaaggtcctaggatcatgtccttatttaatgtcaattatgagggccaatGATGGAGGTGTAATGGTGAGCAGAAATgacaaattctctgtaacggggaGCGCACTAAATGTtgtggaatattctccattaaatgctaccgggcggaGGGTATTTATTGCATCTTTACGAGTGTCAATCTTCCCGGTGACAAACGGGATAATTGCCTTCGGTTCTAACTATCCCTCGCCTTAGGTTCCACGTGTCATTCTCTTAAACGACCACTTAGCATAGTatattttaccgtatacagatagtccctctgctttccggtgacataataTTATGTCACCGcaaagttggtagaaatactcttttTGGCGGGAACTACTATGATTCCTTCTGAAaagcttctgacggttgattCGACACACGTCTCTccacatttaatgccccgaacatgcGTCATCTCACAATTCAGCATAAATTTTGTCAGtaatcgaggtaatcatggccacgaGTTTAGCCGCCtaaacctttacttatacgcatcaaccttTTTCATTCATACTCCATAACTCTACAAACTCTCTAAAAATCTCTTTATTATTCTTTAACATTTCTTTAACTTTCTTCAAATGAAAAAGTTTTTCCTTCATTCATAACATAtaatggcttcttcttcaaagaataccagttcttcaaagaacaagaacaaagccGAGGACGCTGCTCCTCCAACAGTGCGCATtatcatccctagaagtcttgTTACCACAAAAGACTTTGAGGAGAAATTCCCTTCAGCTAATCCACGCACGTGGGCCGTTGGCAGATACCgttcttccatccgtccttccaatatttctgttgtgaaggaagattgCCGCTGCCAAGATTTGGACATTGTTTCTCCTGATCTAACAGAGTGAGTAACCTTACCCAGGGagggttttacatacttttacacgtatccctttactttggggtcgttttctttgagtggagagcttgactccgTTATTATATccttagctcatatgatgaatctttaTTCCCCCAAAGTCTTTCACGGGGGAATAATAAACTTCAGCAAACGCGGCCACCATGCTTTATTATCTAGTATGGATGATGACAACAACAGTGGGTGGATGGAATTGTTCATTGTGGTCACTATCAATGATATCATTCCGGAAATGGCTTCATCCTTTTTGGAATCAtagaaccgcactcgtaagctcCTTGTTTAATATTTCTTTTACTATAAATTTCTTCATATCCGTATTGATCCTCCTCCCTTTGCctgtttcagcaactcgatgggtTCCACCTAGGGTTGAAGGCTTAGCTCAGTGGGTCCAGAAAATCTTAGATGTTACTATGCCCGAAACCCGCAcatggaaagaactggccctcaaatacaggtggaaggccaaaaatcatggtaacttaGACTCATGCGCTCAGTTGTCGTCcccgaggaggatgttttggcttATCCTGCTGACGTGGCGAGGCTGCTTTAGGAGGCGCTTACTCGAACAGGTGTCTCCGGGCCTACTTCGGGTACAAATGTTTCTTCACGGAGTCCCCGACCAGAggacaagcaaccaaaaagaagacGTTCCTCCGTGatcggggaaaagaataagagggcgaagACTGCTGCCCACGAGTCGTCTCCGAAAGTTGTGGTGACTAGCCCTCCTCCCAGGCCGGCCATAGACACCGTGATGATTGACGATGATGGAGAGGCTAGTGATGGGgaagcttctctacatagaaggcgACGATCCTCATCAACTTAACAGAATGCTCAAcctgttgagttagttacaccaaccgaggatgaTGTCTCGACACTTTGGGGGGATTTTGAGATGGTAGAAAATGCCATCTCCTATTTTCGGATCCTAGTCGTTATGTCCAGTATTGCAATGCTGTGTACCGGGTTTTCATCTTCGGTTGGCGAGCAACTAACAACCAGCATTGTGTTTGCCGCCATTGCTTCTCACCCTTCAtcgccatcagcttcatctccttcttcaccaactcttctatcaacaactgctacatcatctccccTGGCCGCATCTGTCCGAGAAGAGGATGTTCCTCttccccagtccccagttcatggaaatttggggcaaaattatgctgccaCCTTTGAGGATCCGCAAAGGAGAAATTATATTTCAAAAAAGCCCTACGTGGTTTCAAGAtgagtgaacttacattagtggtgatttacatgaggggcaagcatatggtacttagagccatacttgtgacattcttttgagagagatgagcgaacttttcacaaatccttgaagtgagtgctacattcttaagtgagatatgctaacagagagtagaggaggaggagtatGGGATCCACAATTatctacatgaaagagcgaacttccttgatgagtaaagtcaactcttgatgctctagtgtcacattaaaactatttgtgcttaaaacttcaaatcattgccttattgataattcataagtattgtgggtaattgttggttcCAATTGATGTGTGGTTGATTCACCTTAGATTAGCTGGAATAGATCTtatcttgtggaggtgggaattagcttatttgcttgaggacaatcaaaagcttaagtttgggggagttgataagtgagaattttgactacttattagagccttttagctttcgttttagtccaaaagtgtctaattgtattcccgaaaactaatgaaatatgcttacctgcaggagtattggaaaatgagaaactacgatgaaatccaactcaaagaggagtgatctgaacaaggacaaaaatcaggcacataagctcaagtgcggaccgcagatttctATCTGCAGTCGCAGAATGTGAAGGAAAATCAACAGATCCCCAGTGcaaagtgcggatcgcacaattattgtgcggccgcagaagctacgtaagagccaaagttcagagagtttcatttcaagttcaagaaaaaatgcggaccgcacaataattgtgcggccacagaaacAGGTATACGACCGCACTcaggaaatgtgcggtccgcagaag
Proteins encoded in this window:
- the LOC107779881 gene encoding uncharacterized protein LOC107779881, translated to MNRLENKDLICSLPVIPRLDRLDFLLQLLEEKHGVSGRHSLNTVAKKAEEEEEDKCKTQTLTLSSALEQVYLKGTLIERLTALENRVSQLRLEMDEGKTSRWSSTKSSRHGSVAYKAARSEEDEKANLQERQLEEEASTTKAASLAEKTNHKVVSNAKMRRHPSKSYRKWLGWLHVRC